One genomic region from Salvelinus fontinalis isolate EN_2023a chromosome 18, ASM2944872v1, whole genome shotgun sequence encodes:
- the tfap2c gene encoding transcription factor AP-2 gamma isoform X1: MLWKLADNVKYEDDCEERHDGSSNGNPRLPHLPAVSQHIYSPSPSLSHSANSDFQPPYFPPPYQPISYPQSSDPYSHLGDPFNINSIHQSSSNQQQSWPGRHGQEGLGPHSRSGLASQILGLDGGSSGLRREGFRRPELLPPHAHSIESTIIGDNIGLHEMGHGLDDVQHVDDHSIIMADQTVIKKVLGLRGGRNLDRLQRTYYEGGILAGEDEGPVSLPKGNSLGLPFQKESLLGMVSNPTEVFCSVPGRLSLLSSTSKYKVTVAEVQRRLSPPECLNASLLGGVLRRAKSKNGGRSLREKLDKIGLNLPAGRRKAANVTLLTALVEGEAVHLARDFGYSCETEFPAKAIAEYLGRPHVERNEVNSRKNMLLAAKQICKEFTDLLTQDRSPLGNTRPAPILDQGIQGCLTHFSLITHGFGSPAICAAMTSLQNYLNEALKQVDKMYLSSGSDTQGSSDNGSKASDKMEKHRK, encoded by the exons ATGCTGTGGAAACTAGCAGATAACGTGAAGTACGAGGATGACTGTGAG GAAAGGCACGACGGGAGTAGTAATGGGAACCCCCGGTTACCTCACCTCCCCGCGGTGAGCCAGCACATTTACAGCCCGTCACCGTCCCTCTCCCACTCCGCCAACTCAGACTTCCAACCCCCGTACTTCCCGCCTCCATACCAGCCTATATCATACCCCCAGTCCAGTGACCCCTACTCGCACCTCGGGGACCCTTTCAACATCAACTCCATACACCAGTCGTCCTCTAACCAACAGCAGTCATGGCCGGGGCGACATGGTCAAGAAGGACTGGGACCTCATTCGCGAAGCGGACTCGCGAGCCAGATTCTGGGCCTGGACGGCGGCTCGTCCGGCTTGAGGAGAGAAGGCTTCCGTCGGCCAGAGCTGTTACCGCCTCACGCCCATAGCATTGAGTCAACCATCATTGGTGATAACATAGGACTGCATGAAATGGGCCATGGCCTGGATGATGTTCAA CATGTAGATGACCACAGTATTATAATGGCAGATCAGACAGTCATCAAAAAAG TACTAGGACTACGAGGGGGCAGAAACCTTGATCGCTTACAGAGGACTTATTATGAGGGGGGCATTCTTGCGGGTGAGGACGAAG GCCCCGTGTCCCTCCCCAAGGGCAACTCATTGGGCCTGCCCTTCCAGAAGGAGTCCCTGTTAGGCATGGTGTCCAACCCCACCGAGGTGTTCTGCTCAGTGCCTGGACGTCTCTCGCTTCTCAGCTCCACCTCCAAGTACAAGGTGACTGTGGCAGAGGTGCAGCGGCGTCTGTCTCCTCCCGAATGCCTCAACGCCTCTTTGCTGGGGGGAGTCCTACGTAG AGCTAAGTCTAAAAATGGTGGCCGGTCATTGAGAGAGAAGCTGGACAAGATTGGGCTCAACCTGCCCGCTGGAAGGAGAAAGGCTGCTAACGTCACCCTGTTAACTGCACTGGTAGAAG GAGAAGCCGTTCACTTAGCAAGGGATTTTGGCTACTCGTGTGAGACAGAGTTCCCGGCAAAGGCCATCGCTGAATACCTTGGTCGACCACACGTGGAACGTAATGAGGTCAACTCCCGCAAGAACATGCTCCTTGCTGCTAA GCAAATCTGTAAAGAGTTCACCGATCTGCTGACTCAGGACCGTTCGCCTCTGGGGAACACGCGGCCAGCGCCCATCCTGGATCAGGGCATCCAGGGCTGCCTGACCCACTTCAGCCTCATCACCCACGGCTTCGGCTCGCCAGCCATCTGCGCCGCCATGACCTCCCTCCAGAACTACCTGAATGAGGCCCTCAAACAGGTGGACAAAATGTACCTGAGCTCAGGCAGCGACACGCAGGGCTCCTCCGACAACGGTAGCAAAGCCTCTGACAAAATGGAGAAGCACAGGAAATGA
- the tfap2c gene encoding transcription factor AP-2 gamma isoform X2, whose translation MLWKLADNVKYEDDCEERHDGSSNGNPRLPHLPAVSQHIYSPSPSLSHSANSDFQPPYFPPPYQPISYPQSSDPYSHLGDPFNINSIHQSSSNQQQSWPGRHGQEGLGPHSRSGLASQILGLDGGSSGLRREGFRRPELLPPHAHSIESTIIGDNIGLHEMGHGLDDVQHVDDHSIIMADQTVIKKVLGLRGGRNLDRLQRTYYEGGILAGPVSLPKGNSLGLPFQKESLLGMVSNPTEVFCSVPGRLSLLSSTSKYKVTVAEVQRRLSPPECLNASLLGGVLRRAKSKNGGRSLREKLDKIGLNLPAGRRKAANVTLLTALVEGEAVHLARDFGYSCETEFPAKAIAEYLGRPHVERNEVNSRKNMLLAAKQICKEFTDLLTQDRSPLGNTRPAPILDQGIQGCLTHFSLITHGFGSPAICAAMTSLQNYLNEALKQVDKMYLSSGSDTQGSSDNGSKASDKMEKHRK comes from the exons ATGCTGTGGAAACTAGCAGATAACGTGAAGTACGAGGATGACTGTGAG GAAAGGCACGACGGGAGTAGTAATGGGAACCCCCGGTTACCTCACCTCCCCGCGGTGAGCCAGCACATTTACAGCCCGTCACCGTCCCTCTCCCACTCCGCCAACTCAGACTTCCAACCCCCGTACTTCCCGCCTCCATACCAGCCTATATCATACCCCCAGTCCAGTGACCCCTACTCGCACCTCGGGGACCCTTTCAACATCAACTCCATACACCAGTCGTCCTCTAACCAACAGCAGTCATGGCCGGGGCGACATGGTCAAGAAGGACTGGGACCTCATTCGCGAAGCGGACTCGCGAGCCAGATTCTGGGCCTGGACGGCGGCTCGTCCGGCTTGAGGAGAGAAGGCTTCCGTCGGCCAGAGCTGTTACCGCCTCACGCCCATAGCATTGAGTCAACCATCATTGGTGATAACATAGGACTGCATGAAATGGGCCATGGCCTGGATGATGTTCAA CATGTAGATGACCACAGTATTATAATGGCAGATCAGACAGTCATCAAAAAAG TACTAGGACTACGAGGGGGCAGAAACCTTGATCGCTTACAGAGGACTTATTATGAGGGGGGCATTCTTGCGG GCCCCGTGTCCCTCCCCAAGGGCAACTCATTGGGCCTGCCCTTCCAGAAGGAGTCCCTGTTAGGCATGGTGTCCAACCCCACCGAGGTGTTCTGCTCAGTGCCTGGACGTCTCTCGCTTCTCAGCTCCACCTCCAAGTACAAGGTGACTGTGGCAGAGGTGCAGCGGCGTCTGTCTCCTCCCGAATGCCTCAACGCCTCTTTGCTGGGGGGAGTCCTACGTAG AGCTAAGTCTAAAAATGGTGGCCGGTCATTGAGAGAGAAGCTGGACAAGATTGGGCTCAACCTGCCCGCTGGAAGGAGAAAGGCTGCTAACGTCACCCTGTTAACTGCACTGGTAGAAG GAGAAGCCGTTCACTTAGCAAGGGATTTTGGCTACTCGTGTGAGACAGAGTTCCCGGCAAAGGCCATCGCTGAATACCTTGGTCGACCACACGTGGAACGTAATGAGGTCAACTCCCGCAAGAACATGCTCCTTGCTGCTAA GCAAATCTGTAAAGAGTTCACCGATCTGCTGACTCAGGACCGTTCGCCTCTGGGGAACACGCGGCCAGCGCCCATCCTGGATCAGGGCATCCAGGGCTGCCTGACCCACTTCAGCCTCATCACCCACGGCTTCGGCTCGCCAGCCATCTGCGCCGCCATGACCTCCCTCCAGAACTACCTGAATGAGGCCCTCAAACAGGTGGACAAAATGTACCTGAGCTCAGGCAGCGACACGCAGGGCTCCTCCGACAACGGTAGCAAAGCCTCTGACAAAATGGAGAAGCACAGGAAATGA
- the tfap2c gene encoding transcription factor AP-2 gamma isoform X3, giving the protein MLWKLADNVKYEDDCEERHDGSSNGNPRLPHLPAVSQHIYSPSPSLSHSANSDFQPPYFPPPYQPISYPQSSDPYSHLGDPFNINSIHQSSSNQQQSWPGRHGQEGLGPHSRSGLASQILGLDGGSSGLRREGFRRPELLPPHAHSIESTIIGDNIGLHEMGHGLDDVQHVDDHSIIMADQTVIKKGPVSLPKGNSLGLPFQKESLLGMVSNPTEVFCSVPGRLSLLSSTSKYKVTVAEVQRRLSPPECLNASLLGGVLRRAKSKNGGRSLREKLDKIGLNLPAGRRKAANVTLLTALVEGEAVHLARDFGYSCETEFPAKAIAEYLGRPHVERNEVNSRKNMLLAAKQICKEFTDLLTQDRSPLGNTRPAPILDQGIQGCLTHFSLITHGFGSPAICAAMTSLQNYLNEALKQVDKMYLSSGSDTQGSSDNGSKASDKMEKHRK; this is encoded by the exons ATGCTGTGGAAACTAGCAGATAACGTGAAGTACGAGGATGACTGTGAG GAAAGGCACGACGGGAGTAGTAATGGGAACCCCCGGTTACCTCACCTCCCCGCGGTGAGCCAGCACATTTACAGCCCGTCACCGTCCCTCTCCCACTCCGCCAACTCAGACTTCCAACCCCCGTACTTCCCGCCTCCATACCAGCCTATATCATACCCCCAGTCCAGTGACCCCTACTCGCACCTCGGGGACCCTTTCAACATCAACTCCATACACCAGTCGTCCTCTAACCAACAGCAGTCATGGCCGGGGCGACATGGTCAAGAAGGACTGGGACCTCATTCGCGAAGCGGACTCGCGAGCCAGATTCTGGGCCTGGACGGCGGCTCGTCCGGCTTGAGGAGAGAAGGCTTCCGTCGGCCAGAGCTGTTACCGCCTCACGCCCATAGCATTGAGTCAACCATCATTGGTGATAACATAGGACTGCATGAAATGGGCCATGGCCTGGATGATGTTCAA CATGTAGATGACCACAGTATTATAATGGCAGATCAGACAGTCATCAAAAAAG GCCCCGTGTCCCTCCCCAAGGGCAACTCATTGGGCCTGCCCTTCCAGAAGGAGTCCCTGTTAGGCATGGTGTCCAACCCCACCGAGGTGTTCTGCTCAGTGCCTGGACGTCTCTCGCTTCTCAGCTCCACCTCCAAGTACAAGGTGACTGTGGCAGAGGTGCAGCGGCGTCTGTCTCCTCCCGAATGCCTCAACGCCTCTTTGCTGGGGGGAGTCCTACGTAG AGCTAAGTCTAAAAATGGTGGCCGGTCATTGAGAGAGAAGCTGGACAAGATTGGGCTCAACCTGCCCGCTGGAAGGAGAAAGGCTGCTAACGTCACCCTGTTAACTGCACTGGTAGAAG GAGAAGCCGTTCACTTAGCAAGGGATTTTGGCTACTCGTGTGAGACAGAGTTCCCGGCAAAGGCCATCGCTGAATACCTTGGTCGACCACACGTGGAACGTAATGAGGTCAACTCCCGCAAGAACATGCTCCTTGCTGCTAA GCAAATCTGTAAAGAGTTCACCGATCTGCTGACTCAGGACCGTTCGCCTCTGGGGAACACGCGGCCAGCGCCCATCCTGGATCAGGGCATCCAGGGCTGCCTGACCCACTTCAGCCTCATCACCCACGGCTTCGGCTCGCCAGCCATCTGCGCCGCCATGACCTCCCTCCAGAACTACCTGAATGAGGCCCTCAAACAGGTGGACAAAATGTACCTGAGCTCAGGCAGCGACACGCAGGGCTCCTCCGACAACGGTAGCAAAGCCTCTGACAAAATGGAGAAGCACAGGAAATGA